The Ovis aries strain OAR_USU_Benz2616 breed Rambouillet chromosome 6, ARS-UI_Ramb_v3.0, whole genome shotgun sequence DNA segment AACTATCTGCATCTCACTTTAGCATCCTTTCCCCACAACAAAATTAGCATTAGATAAATCTTGGTAtgagttttggattttttttgcaGCTCATCATAGTGGACTAATACAACAGCTAATAATTTTGGGCAACATGtctcagcatttttatttttacaatggtATGACTATCTCAACAGACACCAAGCTCCCCAATTAGTAGCCAGGGAATGAAAGGTATCTGTCTCAAATTGCAAATGAGATATGACATAATAGAAACATGAGGACTAAGGCAAAGTCCAGTGTTTCTCTCCCAACATGCTTTGCCCAATTTAACAGTACTCATCTATCCTACCCATCTCAAAGGAAATATCCACCATATCCAAATATGGTATAAGTAACTGGGAGTCTTGTCCATTCCCTTCCCCACTCGcctgcaaaaaaaacaaaaaacaaaaacagacatctTACAGTAACAATTTTTTATAATCCCATCAAACACTTACTCTTTCAACATGTCTTCATAACACgttctgaaagaaaatataacattattttaatgAAGCAAAAAGTATCTCCACCATTTCCAAacatttttgaggaaaaaaaacaaagttactTTACTTATGTAAAAGATGTCCACATGGCAAGACACGAGCAACAATACGAGATGTGTGAATGTCCTGTAAAAGCAAATAAAGTTGGTGGTTAAttacatgaataaaatataaatacccagtattttaaattcaaaaggGGCTATTTccaaagcaaaaaatattttaagctcaCCTCCAAACATATTGGACAATCCTGCCGGGAAACATTTTCAATACActgtttaaaagcaaaattaaaattaccAAAAGCTTAACTAGATGTTAATTATATAACCACAGCattaataacaaaaaacaaaagaaacaatacCAACTTACTAAATGTAATAATGAACATTAATATGTTTCTTATATGTCAGACAAGAACTGAACAGTTAACTCTCACAACTATTTCAGGCTTTACACATTACCTGAAACAATGAAATTGCCTAATATATCttaattattcaaattattttcattttacagataaatagtAATAGTTCATATTAAAGACATTTTACTACATGCCATATGTCAAGTTCATTACCTGCTATTCTCAATTAATTTCCACAACACTGAAACACATACAATTAGttaccccatttcacagatgaggtatTTGAGGCCTGTGCATGCATTcaagtgtgctcagtcatgtccaaggctttgtaactccatggactgtggcccaccaggctcctctgtccataaaattttccaggcaagaatactggagtaggttgccatttccttctccaggggatcttcctgacccagggattgaacccgcatctcgagcactggcaggcgggttctttaccactgcacaacCTGGGAAATCCCTTTGAGATCTGGAGAAGCTAAATTACATGCtatcaagaaatggaaatatatgtgTGCTCCTGAGTTCTTAACTTGACAAGACAAGGTCTGATTAGGTGTGAAGAGGTAAGAGAAAGCATCAAGCCATAAATGATACCCAGGCTTTTTAGCAAACACCTGAGTAGATGATACCACCACTTACTAACagagacaataaaaaaataaccgagaaacaaaacaaaaataccataagAGAAACTGAGTATATAGTTTTCTAAAGACAACACAGCATATCTAACGGCAACACAGCATAGTTAATCAGCCTAAACTCAAGTCTGTAAAACCAGATCCAATCTTTTACCATCTCCTACAGTCTATTGATAAAGTACTTAAAGCCAGGACTAAAATCCTCAGGAGTCATCTTCATTCAGCCCCCATTCTCTCTCCCTTACACTTGTCACTGTACTCCCTATTGTCATTATTCACCTCAGTTTCTCTTCCTACCTCAGTATTTTAGGCTAGCTAGGATCTAGCagggcttctctcgtggctcagctggtaaagaatctgcctgcaatgcaggagacccaggttcgattcctgggtcagaagatcccctggagaaggaaatggcaacccactccagtattcttgcctgggaaatcccacagacagagctgggcaggctaacagtccatgggaacacagagtaggacacaactgtgtgactaattttcactttttcattatctagtatctttttaaaaacaccctCATCAGATTCTCCATTCTCTCAATTCTTGGATAGAATCAGTACTATAAGCGATAGCTTATTAGATTTTCtcctaaataatgaaaaataatttttaaaagacctaaGACCATGATATAAATAGGTCAAGCAATAGGTCAAAATTCTACATccaagttgaaaatatttttattgaaaaggaATACTGGATTATCTAGGAATGCTATATTAACAAAAGGTTACACTGCTCTGTATTTCTCCTGTACCatacattttaaaagctattCTCAAAACCAGTTCCAATGATAAGAATCCACAGGCTAATTTAGAGGCTGTCGACGTTATACTAATAACTGATGTTAAGTATTCTTACACActatagagaagaaaagggaactgtACATCAAATATTCCAAGGTCTGTACTTTAGAACATTTACTTAAtactgcttaaaaataaaaagcaacatgACAGTACTCAGTAACATCTGAAAGTTAGCATGCTTTTAAACAAATTAGGATTTTAGCTGTTTTCaaatataatactttttaaatcATACAAACTAAAGTACGTACCTTGTGCTTCCCTTGGAGATTCACTGCAAGGCATAAGTTACATTTCAAACAGTGGAAATAATCTTCCTTTGGACcaattctaaaaaaataatgtgaaaacaaAAGATTACATATGTTTTTATTACATAGTTACTCATTATATATAAGTTCAGATTCACTATAAACAAAGTTCAAACCACACTGAAGAATATGAGGTGAATCCCTACCTCCCCAACATCACTCCCCAAATGCAAGCACTACAAACAGAATGGTATCTATCTttccaagtatttttttcttctataaaactgcatacacacatacatacagatacacacgctttgagttttattttttacacaaATGGATTCTATCCTGTTTTGCAACTTCTTCTTCACTTAACAGTATTCCTTGGAGAGTATTCTATGTAAGAACATACAGAACCACTTTATTCTTCTTCAAAGTTACATAATATTAAATGATATGgatatatcttaattttttaatattcttttattgATAAAACTTACTATCTTTAGCCACTGCAATGATACAATAAATACCTCTTACAGATATCAGTCAACTACATATTGATGATTTTTCacaaaattcctagaagtggaactgTAGGGTCAGAAGGCAGTGCATCATCAGTTCTGATGCTATCAAACTGACCTCCAAAGACAGTACTGATTTATACTCCCCCCAATGTGTAACAGCACCCATGTTCCCCACACCCTAGCCAACACTGGTTACCTATATGACAAATAAAAACATcactttaatttgaatttctcaaATGATGATACACAGagcatattttactatttatGAGCTAtttggacttctcttgtggatTGTCTGTTCACGTGCTCGGTTCATTTTTCTTAATAGGGTATTTGTCTTTTATAACTTTAAAGAAGCTCTTTAACTCAAGTATAtgcttgatttacaatattatattagtttcaaggatgtagcatagtgattcagtatttttatacattagattccatttaaaattattgcaAAATAATGGCTACTGTTTCCCTgtgctgcaccacctgggaagcacgcTGTGCTTCCTtatggcaactcactacagtcagtcctgtccgattttttgtgaccccatggactatagcccaccaggccctctgcccacggaattttccaggcgaaaatactggagagggttgccatttcctactcagaggatcttcccaacccagggatcaaacccacgtctctcacatctcctgcactggcaagaggattatttaccacttagcaccacctgggaagcacaataTATTCTTGCAGCTTATCTATTTCCTAGACAGTAGCgggtatctcttaatcccatacctcTATATCTtgccctctctgcttctctctcccccTAGCatccactagtttgttttctataactAAGCCTGTtcatattttgttatatatattcattaatttttttaaaaagaccccacatataagtgataatatacagcattTGTCTCTGTGAGTtccttcactaagcataatactcttTAGGTCCACCCACAATACtgaaaatggcagaatttcattctttactatgctgagtaatattccagagtgtgtgtgacagagaagacagtgtgtgtgtacacatcttctttattcatctgttggtgaACACTTGCTTCGCTTCCATATATTGGCTACTGTAAATGATGCTATTATAAACTCCTGAACAaatgtacctttttgaattagtgttttcactttttttggatATGTATGCAagagtgggggcttcccaggtggcgcaggagtaaagaatctgcctgccaaggcagaagacacaagagactcgtgttcaatccctgggtcaggaagatcccctggagaaggaaatggcaacccatcctacctggaaaatcccatggacagaggagcctggcaggctagagtccatggggttgcagagtcaaacaagactgagcaccaagtgcacacacacacatagcaccCCAAGAATGGAACTACCCATGGTATCATATGGTacttctacttttagttttttgaggaacctaattaaaggagttctttatatatcctggcttccctggtggctcagatggtaaagaatccacgtgcaatgcaggagacctgggtttgatcccagggtcaggaaaatcccctaaaggagggcatggcaacccactccagtattcttgcctggagaatcccatggacacaggagctgtgtgggctacagtccatggggtcacagagtcagacacaaatgagagcAACACTTTTATACATCCTGGATATTAATCTTTTTCagttgtatatattaaaattactttttggtATGTCAACTatcttttttatatcttttatcatatattcattttaattcctAGGTAATAAAAGACATGACATTTCCATTTACGGCTTATGCTTCTGcccctttttttaattaatatttttatttatttttgaaggataattgctttatagaattttgctgttttctgtcaaacctcaacatgaatcagccacaggtatacatacgtaccctcccttttgaacctccatcccaactccttccccatcccaccattctaggttgatacagagcccctatttgagtttctttagccatatagcaaattcccattgctatctattttacatatgtaattaagttttcattattctttccatacatctcaccctctccccatgtccataagtctactctctatgtctatttctccactgttgccctataaataaattgttcattaccatttttctagactccatatataagcATTGCAATAcggtattttctctttctgactcacttcactctgtgtaataggttctaggttcctccacctcattaggactcaaatgcattccttttatggctgagtaatattccgttatCATTAtctgagctgactgtggctcagctcatgaactccttattgccaaattcagacttaaattgaacaaagtagggaaaaccgctacaccattcaggtataacctaaatcaaatcccttatgattatacagtggaagttagaaatagatttaagggcctagatctgatagacagagtgcctgatgaactatggaatgaggttcgtgacattgtactggagacaggaatcaagaccatccccatggaaaagaaatgcaaaaaagcaaaatagctgtctgaggaggccttaataatagctgtgaaaagaagagaagcaaaaagcaaaggagaaaaggaaagatataagcatctgaatggagagttccaaagaatagcaagaaaagataagaaagccttcctcagtgatcagtgcaaagaaatagaggaaaacaacagaatggaagagactagagatctcttcaagaaaatcagagacaccaagggaacatttcatgcaaagatgggctcgataaaggacagaaatggtatggacctaacagaagcagaagatattaagaagaggtggcaagaatacacggaagaaccatacaaaaaagatcttcacgaccaagataatcacgatggtgtgatcactcacctagagccagacatcctggaatgtgaagtcaagtggcccttagaaagcatcactacaagcaaagctagtggaggtgatggattccagttgagctattccaaatcctgaaagatgatgctgtgaaagtgctgcactcaatatgccagcaaatttggaaaactcagcagtggccacaggactggaaaaggtctgttttcattccaatcccaaagaaaggcaatgccaaagaatgctcaaactaccgcacaattgcactcatctcacacgctagtaaagaaatgctcaaaattctgcaagccagacttcagcagtacgtgaactgtgaacttccagatgttcaagctggttttagaaaaggcagaggaaccagagatcaaattgccaacatctgctggatcatcgagaaagcaacagagttccagaaaaacatctatttctgctttattaactatgccaaaactttgactgtgtggatcacaataaactgtggaaaattctgaaagagatgggaataccagaccacctgacctgcctcttgagaaacctatatgcaggtcaggaagcaacagttagaactggacatggaacaacagactggttccaagtaggagaacgagtacgccaaggctgtatattgtcaccctgcttatttaacttctatgcagagtacatcctgagaaacactgggctggaagaagcacaaactggaatcaagattgccgggagaaatatcaataacctcagatatgcagatgacaccaccctgatggcagaaagtgaagaggaactaaaaagcatcctgatgaaagtgaaagtggcgagtgaaaagttggcttaaagctcaacattcagaaaacgaagatcatggcatctggtcccatcacttcacgggaaatagatagggaaaccgtggaaacagtgtcagactttatttttgggggctccaaaatcactgcagatggtgactggagccatgaaattaaaagacacttacgccttggaaggaaagttatgaccaacctagatagcaaattcaaaagcagagacattactttgccgactaaggtccgtctagtcaaggctatgtttttcccagtggtcatgtatggatgtgagagttggactgaagaaggctgagcgctgaagaattgatgcttttgaagtgtggtgttggagaagactcttgagagtcccttggactgcaaggagatccaaccagtccattctgaaggagatcagccctgggatttctttggaaggaatgatgctaaagctgaagctccggtactttggccacctcatgggaagagctgactcattggaaaagactctgatgctgggagggattgggggcagaaggaaaaggggacaacagaggatgagatggctggatggaatcactgacttgatggacccgagtctgagtaaactccaggagttggtgatggacatggaggcctggcgtgctgcgattcatggggtcgcaaagagtcggacacgactgacagactgactgaactgaactgaactttccactgtgtatatgtaccacaacttccttatccatgcatctgtcgacagacatctaggttgcttccatgttctagctattgtaaatagtgctgcaatgaacaatgggatacatgtgtctttttcatttttggtttcctcaggatatgcctcttattttgaaaaatttttgaaaCCCATTGCTCATATACATACTCTCCTATATACTTTTAATACTATggcttataatttttatatttttctttcatcgaTTTGAAATCCACTATGTATAGTAAAGGTGACACTGCTAGTTGTCCCCAAATTTCTCTTATTCTCTTCCTGCACAATATTAGCTGGGCACAAGGCTATACTGAATAAAAACTACTTCCCAACTTCCCTGGAAACGTGAACAGAAGACACAAATGAAATTCTGTCTTGTGCCCCTCGGAGAAAAGGGTGTACCTTCCCTTCACCTATTTCCCCCTTTCCACTGACAAGAATATGAGTTCTTTTAAATTGTGTAGACAAGGAAGCATCttatggatgctgctgctgctaagtcacttcagtcgtgtccgactctgtgcgaccccacagacaacagcccaccaggctcccctgtccctgggattctccaggcaaggacacctgagtgggttgccatttccctctccagtgcgtgaaagtgaaagtgaagtcgctcagtcgtgtctgactcttagcgaccccatggagtgcagccttccaggctcctctgtccatgggattttccaggcagattactggagtggggtgccattgccttctccattcttatGGATAGCAGGGCAAAAATAAGATAAACCTGGGCTTCTGTTTAACTACACGGTTCAGACTTTTCCCTGAGAAACATATATGTCTTTTTTGAGCCACTTGTTATTTAGCATTCTGTTACAACATGCTAAAACCATATTCTAATGAATACATAGAATTTTAGTAATCAATTTTTTGTTTCCCAAATGGATAATCAGTTATCTTAGTACCTGTTCTCCTGATCTGAAATGCCATTTTTGCTATAAATTCGTATGTTAAATATGTGAGTTTCTCCCTTTATTGTCTATTCTTATACAAAGAATATACCTTTTAAATTACTCACTTTGTCATGTTTTGGTTATGTGGAAAGGCAATCCCcttgttcttccttttcaaaatctGCTCAGCtctgtatattttctctttcagatgAAATTTACAATCAGTCTGTCCAATTCGACAGGTAAAACCCCTGCAGGAGACTCCACTGCTGCCCAAGACAGAATAACAGACAAGAGACTGGATCTACCCTCTTACCTAAAACTACCACCACACAACCCAAACAAAACATATGAAACAAGTTTCACTGAACACCAAGCAATGAAAGACAGTGACCTTcgagatacagaaaacaaattaggGGAGCCCTAAAACTGCCCTAGTTTACTGCCTAGAGCACTTTCAGGCAGTAGGACAAGTTGGAGGAACAAAAGCAGAGCCAAAAAGACTTGCTGATGGAGAAGATGAGCTGAGAGTCGAAGCAACCCAAGACTGTTGCAGCTCACAGGACAGAGCACCAGAGAGGACAGAGCTGCACAGGGGAACCCCTCAAGTATTTAGCAGGATACACAACAACTCATGCATGTGAAGAAACCCCCCAAGGCCAGGGAGAGAACCATTCAAGAGAACTAGAAGGAACAGTGTTCAGCACTCAGATACGGTCAGTATCAGTGTTTACTCCCTTTAGCTGGACTGGAAAACCTTAGAATTCATTGGGTACTGGGCTGATTCCTCAGGAAGGTACtgcctcagtggtaaggaataaTTACTCCTGGAATAAGCACACCTCCAGATCCATCTAACAAATTATAAAAGCAAGTCCCAGAAGTATCAAACTGTTCAAAGTAACTTAACTATATCCCAAAATAAAGTTCAAGAAGATTAGCAGGAATATGAAAAGTTCCCAACAAGGTAAAAATCACAATGTCTGGTATCCAACAATGACCAGTCACccaaaagacaagaaaatcaactaaaaaaataattgaacaaTCAAAATCAATCCAAACTGACACAGAGGTTAGAATTAACAGAGAAGAACATGAAACCAATTATTATTACTACATTCCACGTGtgcaaagaggaaagtgaaagtgaagtcgcttagtcatgtcctccgactctttgcgacccgtggactgtagcccaccaagctcctccatccatgggattctccaggcaagaatactggagtgggctgtcatttccttctacagatataaaaaattttaaaaagacccaaGTCAAATTTCTAGACATAAAAACTAGAAAAGGGGGTTTGCTTATGATTGTCACATCTTTTGGTATATTTGTTATCCTTCCTTAAAAACACCttaagggacctccctggtgatccagtcgttaagactccaagcttccaacacaaggggcacaagttcaattcctggtcagggagctaagatctcacatggcacagccaaaaaacaaaacactacatAAAAATGGAAAGTGATTTAAAATTCTCCAATAGAAACAAGGAGAAAGGACTGACATAGGACACTTGGAGCTCCAACACTGGTTAACATTCTAATTCTTAAAAACAGTGGTTTGATGTATTAGTATACTTTAAAACATACATTTGTTACATATATGCTTCTGGACGTAACACTTTaggatttttagaaagaaaaaaattcctataCACCAACAAGTCAACAGTAGCTTGTCAGTGGGTGGCTGGACTAaagactattttattttcattctttctactttCCTGTATCATCCAATTCTTAAGCCTATACTGATTTTATCAAAActtttgataaatttttaaactaattttcaaaaaggaaaaatctaccCTAATTTTTTACCTTAGCTTTCTACAAGCCACTTCATATAAAAGCATAATTTCTACcccaaatttaaaatttaaataaacacacaATTGTTGATGGGCTAAATGATGAAGGCATGAAGAAATTTTTAGGgcaatggaaatttttttttatccttgaTTTGTGATgatggttagggttagggttaggagatATATTTGTCAaagttactgaactgaacatttaacaTTAAAGCATCCCATAAGATGTAATTCTGAaagttctctgtccatggaattcttcaggcaagaatactggtgtgggtagtaGCCATTCCCCGAtataattatattccaataaggtgattttaaaaattattattcctaagatatattagaaataatttaaaaagaacattttacaTACAGTACCTACAAATTCCACAGTTTTCACAATGATACTGTTTCTTGTCTTTGTCAAACAGATGGCATACACTGCAATAATATTCTCCAAACAATGTGCTACATTCCTCACAAGTCTGTTGtgcctaaaaaacaaaaaataactaaaaatatacaATTTGCCAAAACATTTTGAATTACTAATTTAAATGTccagattttttcttaatgtacATGCAGTTTTATCTTTACATGTTTTCCTACATTTAAACCCAAGACACTGCGTATTTTAAGGGCTATTGCaatattctttattaaatttttaaaaccacaTTAGTACacgtttaaaaaaaatagaaatatgtaaTAAAATCTTACACGCTgaattttttcacagtttatgCACTGCACTTCCTTTACTTTAAAGCGATCTAGTTGATGATCTTCATTGTTATCATGACACAATCGGCAAGTATAAAGCTTGTCACAGCAAGGTGCCTAATCCCCaggtgagggaaaaaagaaaaaaaaggcataagCAGCAAGACAAGGCAAGTTTGAAATAATgcaaaaagaaatttctttctcctcctcctggaaCAAGATCAAAGATTACAACCAATGGATCATTTGGTAAACTGATAACTACACATAacatttcactgttttcccatcaacATCTGGGTCTCTACCAAGTTGAACACAACCCTGCAGTTCAAAACAAGAATTATAAAAGACGGCCATCCCTAAACTGAAAAGTTAATCTCACAATACCCTAAACTTATTCTCAGCATTAAGTAGCACGCAGGCAATTTCTACTTAAGACATTCCAGATAAATTCATTTACCAACTTTAACGCTGAAGCATTAGTCCACTTAAGTTTACCACACATCAACTGTCTTAAAGTTTGGAGGACACAATAAACGTAAAAGACGTCCTTGTTTTCAAGATTGGCAAAGACTTCCAGTTGTCCAAGACAAGAAAGTCGACTCTCTCCTTCTTCCTGGACACATGACTGCCCAGCTATACTACTGTTTCCTTGCTGTTACTTGTGGGTCAAATGACTTAAGTTCTTAGCAACAGAATACACACAGAATAAAATCAGTGCCTCTCCTGGGCCTAGGTATTAAGAAGCT contains these protein-coding regions:
- the RCHY1 gene encoding RING finger and CHY zinc finger domain-containing protein 1 yields the protein MASSTLEDGARGQAQRRRGCEHYDRGCLLKAPCCDKLYTCRLCHDNNEDHQLDRFKVKEVQCINCEKIQRAQQTCEECSTLFGEYYCSVCHLFDKDKKQYHCENCGICRIGPKEDYFHCLKCNLCLAVNLQGKHKCIENVSRQDCPICLEDIHTSRIVARVLPCGHLLHKTCYEDMLKEGYRCPLCMHSALDMSRHWRQLDDEVAQTPMPSEYQNMTVDILCNDCNGRSTVQFHILGMKCNICESYNTTQAGRYKISLDQQ